The Pseudalkalibacillus hwajinpoensis nucleotide sequence TCTTTCAAAACTAAACGAAACGCTCATGTAAGGTTGGTAACGTAAGTTACCTTCGTAATTCTCCATAGAAAGGAGGTGATCCAGCCGCACCTTCCGATACGGCTACCTTGTTACGACTTCACCCCAATCATTTGTCCCACCTTCGGCGGCTGGCTCCATAAAGGTTACCCCACCGACTTCGGGTGTTACAAACTCTCGTGGTGTGACGGGCGGTGTGTACAAGGCCGGGAACGTATTCACCGCGGCATGCTGATCCGCGATTACTAGCAATTCCGGCTTCATGCAGGCGAGTTGCAGCCTGCAATCCGAACTGAGAACGGCTTTATGGGATTCGCTTCACCTCGCGGTGTTGCTGCCCTTTGTACCGTCCATTGTAGCACGTGTGTAGCCCAGGTCATAAGGGGCATGATGATTTGACGTCATCCCCACCTTCCTCCGGTTTGTCACCGGCAGTCACCTTAGAGTGCCCAACTAAATGCTGGCAACTAAGATCAAGGGTTGCGCTCGTTGCGGGACTTAACCCAACATCTCACGACACGAGCTGACGACAACCATGCACCACCTGTCACTCTGTCCCCCGAAGGGGAACGTCCTGTCTCCAGGATTGTCAGAGGATGTCAAGACCTGGTAAGGTTCTTCGCGTTGCTTCGAATTAAACCACATGCTCCACTGCTTGTGCGGGCCCCCGTCAATTCCTTTGAGTTTCAACCTTGCGGTCGTACTCCCCAGGCGGAGTGCTTAATGTGTTAACTTCAGCACTGAGGGTGGAACCCCCCAACACCTAGCACTCATCGTTTACGGCGTGGACTACCAGGGTATCTAATCCTGTTTGCTCCCCACGCTTTCGCGCCTCAGCGTCAGTTACAGACCAGAGAGCCGCCTTCGCCACTGGTGTTCCTCCACATATCTACGCATTTCACCGCTACACGTGGAATTCCACTCTCCTCTTCTGCACTCAAGTCCTCCAGTTTCCAATGACCCTCCACGGTTGAGCCGTGGGCTTTCACATCAGACTTAAAAGACCGCCTGCGCGCGCTTTACGCCCAATAATTCCGGACAACGCTTGCCACCTACGTATTACCGCGGCTGCTGGCACGTAGTTAGCCGTGGCTTTCTGGTTAGGTACCGTCAAGGTACCGCCCTATTCGAACGGTACTTGTTCTTCCCTAACAACAGAGCTTTACGACCCGAAGGCCTTCGTCACTCACGCGGCGTTGCTCCGTCAGACTTTCGTCCATTGCGGAAGATTCCCTACTGCTGCCTCCCGTAGGAGTCTGGGCCGTGTCTCAGTCCCAGTGTGGCCGATCACCCTCTCAGGTCGGCTACGCATCGTCGCCTTGGTAAGCCATTACCTTACCAACTAGCTAATGCGCCGCGGGCCCATCCTGCAGTGTTAGCTCGAAAGCCAACTTTCAACATTGCACCATGCGGTGCGATGTATTACCCGGTATTAGCTCCGGTTTCCCGGAGTTATCCCAGTCTGCAGGGCAGGTTGCCCACGTGTTACTCACCCGTCCGCCGCTAAGATCAGGGAGCAAGCTCCCATCTCTTCGCTCGACTTGCATGTATTAGGCACGCCGCCAGCGTTCGTCCTGAGCCAGGATCAAACTCTCCGATAGAAAGCTTAATCTAGCTTTAAAACAATGTTTTGTTTCCGTAGAAACAACTACTTACATGGCGTTTCGTTCAGTTTTCAAAGATCGATTTGTTTCTTTCGTTTTCGCCGTTGTTTATCGGCGACTTAAATAATATATCATGTAATGCGTTATCTCGTCAACACTTTTTTATAAGTTTTTTATAACCAATATTAGAAGGTTTTGGAGACACCGTCAAAGCGACGGAATTACATCTTATCATCTGCTTATCAGTATTGCAATAGAAAAATTAAAAAAAGAAGAGGATTTCTCCTCTTCTTCTAACTTGTTACTCTTCTTCAGGCTTTGAATCGTCGTTATCATCATTCTCGACGATCTCTTCAGCTTCAACATCAATGATTTCTTCCGCACTTACTTCATTAGTAGGTTCTGTATCTTCGATGTCCTCACCTTCGATCCCCTCTTCATTAATCTCTACCTTCGCAACCGTTGCGACAGAGTCACCTTCAGAGATACGGATCAATCTCACACCTTGCGTGTTTCTTCCGGTTTGAGAAATATCCTGTACATCGATACGAATAATGACGCCACTCTCAGTAATAATCATACATTCTTCTTCAAGCGTGACAGTCTTGAGAGCTGTTAACACACCATTACGTTCAGTAAGGTTACACGTCTTGATACCTTTACCGCCTCTTGTTTGCACGCGATACTCTTCAACAGGTGTTCGTTTACCGAATCCTTTATCAGTCACAATAAGTACATCCTGGTTTTCATCTAGAATGCCTATACCGACAACTTGATCGTTCTCCTGAAGGGTGATCCCCTTAACACCAGTAGCTGTTCGCCCCATAGATCTAACGTCTTCTTCATGGAAGCGAATCGCCATTCCTTGTTTCGTTCCCATAATAAGCTCTTTCGATCCATTCGTTAGACGAACGCCCATTAGCTCATCGTCTTCTTTAAAGTTGATGGCAATGAGCCCACCCTTTCGAATATTCGCAAAGGCAGATAATGGAGAGCGTTTAACAACACCCTGCTTCGTCGCAAAGAAAACGAACCAATCATCAACAAACTCTTCTATAGGAATAATTGCAGTGATATATTCATCTTTTTCTATTTGAAGGAGATTAATAATTGGAATCCCTTTCGCCGTTCGACTAAGCTCAGGTACTTCATACCCTTTAAGTCTGTAGACCTTCCCTTTATTCGTAAAGAAAAGAATCGTATTATGCGTCAGAGTAGTGAATAGGTGTTCAACAAAGTCACCATCATTTGTACCCATCCCCTGAATTCCACGACCACCGCGCTTTTGACTACGATACGTATCGATTGGCAGACGCTTTATATACCCTTTATGTGTGAGGGTAATAACAATATTTTGTTTAGGAATTAAATCTTCATCCTCGATCATATCGAAGCCAACCGTTATTTCGGTACGACGTTTGTCTGCGAACCTTTCTTTTACTTCCGCTAGCTCTTCGCGAATGATTTCAAGAACTTTCTCTTCATCAGCAAGGATCGCTTTTAGTTCAGCGATACGCTTCATTAATTCTTGATATTCTGATTCAATTTTATCACGCTCTAGACCAGTTAAACGCTGAAGTCGCATATCAAGGATCGCCTGAGACTGATCATAGCTTAGCGAGAACTTTGTCATAAGGCCTTCTCTAGCAATATCTGTTGTTTCAGAAGCTCGAATTAATTTAATCACTTCATCTAAATGATCAAGTGCAATTCGCAAACCTTCTAATATATGTGCTCTTGCTTCCGCTTTGTTTAGCTCAAACTGCGTTCTTCTTCTAATAACAACCTTTTGATGCTCTAGATAATGCTCAAGACATTCTTTTAGCGTTAATACTTTTGGTTGTCCATCTACTAGAGCAAGGGTGTTAATCCCGAAGCTAGTTTGAAGTGCAGTTTGTTTATATAAGTTATTTAGGAGAACATTCGCATTTGCATCTTTACGCACTTCAATGACAACACGCATTCCTGTGCGGTCAGATTCGTCACGAAGATCTGTGATACCCTCTATCTTTTTATCGCGAACAAGCTCTGCGATTTTTTCGACAAGACGTGCTTTATTAACCTGATAAGGAAGTTCAGATACAATGATCGTCTTTTTACCATTGCTAAATTCTTCGATTTCAGCTTTTGCCCGCTGGATAATTGATCCTCTACCAGTCATATAAGCTTTGCGAATACCCTCACGTCCAAGAATCTCAGCTGCAGTCGGGAAATCTGGTCCTGGAATAAACTCCATTAATTCAGGTATCGAAATCTCTGGATTCTTACTAAGTTCCAAAATCCCTTCAATGACTTCCCCAAGGTTATGCGGTGGTATATTCGTAGCCATTCCTACAGCGATACCTGAAGCTCCGTTTACTAGTAAGTTAGGAAACCTTGCAGGGAGAACAATTGGTTCTTGTTCAGAGCCATCATAGTTGTCCTGGTAGTCTATTGTGTCTTTGTTAATGTCTCGCACCATTTCCATAGCGATTTTAGACATTCTCGCCTCAGTGTAACGCATTGCAGCTGCTGAATCTCCGTCAATAGAACCAAAGTTACCATGGCCATCTATTAACATATTACGATAGCTAAAGTCCTGAGCCATGCGCACCATTGTGTCATATACAGCTGAATCACCGTGTGGATGGTACTTACCAATTACTTCTCCAACAATACGCGCAGACTTCTTGTAAGCTTTATCAGAAGTCATACCCAGGTCATTCATGGCATACAAAATACGGCGATGCACTGGTTTTAAACCATCTCGTACATCAGGAAGAGCTCGACTTACAATAACGCTCATCGCATAATCCATGAAGGAGGTGCGCATTTCCTGACTAATATTTATTTCCTTAACTCTCGATCTTTCCATATCAGACATACGGAAAACCTCCAATTATACTCTTGTTCATCTCATAACATTTAGCTGTATTGCCTTATTAACCCTTGAACAGCAGAAAAGGGGGGATTCCCCCCTTCAGCTTATTTCTTAAACATCTAGATTCTTTACATAATGGGCGTTGTCTTGAATAAAGTTCCGTCTCGGTTCAACACGATCTCCCATTAACATATCAAAGACTTCATCCGCTTCGATCGCATCTTGTAGTTCAACTTGCAGTACTGTACGAGACTCAGGATCCATCGTTGTTTCCCAAAGCTGAGTTGGATTCATTTCACCTAGACCTTTGTATCGCTGAATACCGGGCTTAGGAGCTTTCGGAATCTCGTTCAAAATAATATCATGCTCGCGGTCATTATAAGCGTAAGTGACTTTTTTTCCTTGTGTAATCTTATAAAGTGGCGGCTGGGCAATGTAAACATAGCCATTTTCAATCAACGGACGCATATAGCGATAGAAAAATGTTAATAGAAGCGTTCGAATGTGGGCTCCATCAACATCCGCATCAGTCATGATAATTAATTTGTGGTAGCGAGCTTTTGATAAATCAAAATCTTCACCTATACCTGTTCCAAGTGCTGTGATAATCGCTCTAATTTCGTTATTTGATAGTATTTTATCTAAACGTGCTTTCTCGACGTTCAGAATTTTACCTTTTAGAGGCAATATTGCTTGGAAATGACGATCACGTCCCTGTTTAGCTGATCCACCCGCTGAGTCACCCTCAACAATATAGAGTTCAGAAATAGAAGCATCTTTAGATGAGCAATCAGCTAATTTACCTGGGAGAGCGCTCACTTCAAGAGCACCTTTCCTTCTTGTTAACTCTCGTGCTTTCTTTGCTGCAGCACGAGCGCGTGAGGCCATAAGACCTTTCTCAACTATTTGCTTAGCAACGAGGGGATTTTCAAAAAGGAATGTAGAGAACTTTTCTCCAAAAATAGACTCGGTAATTGTACGAGCTTCTGCATTTCCAAGCTTTGTTTTCGTCTGACCTTCGAATTGAGGATCAGGGTGCTTAATTGAAATGATTGCAGTTAATCCTTCTCGTACATCATCCCCTGTTAAGTTAGGGTCCGTTTCACGGAATAAACTATTTTTTCGTGCATAATCATTAATAACGCGAGTAAGGGCTGTTTTAAAACCGTATTCATGACTTCCACCCTCATGCGTATTGATGTTATTGGCAAATGAGTAGATATTACTCGCAAAACCATCATTGTATTGAACAGCGATCTCGACAGAAATCCCTTCACGTTCACCTTCTACAAAGATTGGTTCTTCGTGGAGCGCTTCACGTGAACGATTTAAATGTTCAACGTATGATTTAATACCGCCCTCGTAATGATATTCATTACGCTTTGTTTCTTCAGGACGCTTGTCTTGCGCAACAATTTTAATTCCGCGATTTAGAAAAGCAAGTTCTCTAAGACGGTGAGCAAGAATATCAAATTCATATTCTATTGTTTCCGTAAAAATTTCGGTATCAGGGATGAAGTGAATAGTTGTCCCAGTTACATCACTATCACCAATAACCTTAAGATCTTCATCAGGTACACCGCGTGTATAGCTTTGATAATAAACTTTGCCTTCACGTTCTACCGTAATTTCAAGTTTAGACGACAAAGCATTTACAACTGATGCCCCTACACCGTGCAGTCCACCGGACACTTTATATCCACCGCCGCCAAACTTACCACCGGCATGCAGCACAGTCATAATAACTTCGACTGCAGGGCGGCCCATTTTCTCTTGAATACCGACCGGAATGCCTCGTCCGTTATCCTCTACTTTAATGCTATTGTCTTTCTCAATACTAACTGTAATTTGCGAACAGTACCCTGCAAGAGCTTCATCGATACTGTTATCAACAATTTCCCAAACAAGATGGTGGAGTCCTCTGCTACTTGTGGAACCGATGTACATTCCTGGGCGTTTTCGAACAGCCTCAAGTCCCTCAAGGACCTGAATCTGACTTTCATCGTAACTTTCTTTATTAGACTGTTGCTCTAATGTCATATTGTTCACCTACATTTCTCTATCAAAGATAGACTCAATTAAGCTTGCTGATTGACAGCCAACCTGGTTTTAAGATGATTCTCCATTCGATGTTACTTCTACACTATCCGATACTGTATAAGCACGTCTTTTTAGTGTGAGTGAAGATAAAGGGGACAGATAGACCGTATCAGTTGTGATAACGATTGATTTCGTTAAATCACCACCAATATCTTCTACTAGCTTATCTTTTTGATGGCGGTGCAAGAATTCATTCGTAATCTCCGCTTCCTCCATAACTTGCCAATCAAAGATGCCAACAACATCTCTCGATTGAACAACTACGTCCTCTCCTAAGTGTATAAACACCACTTCACCTCATTTCACCTTTTCGATTAGTCCATCTTGGACTTGAAAAGTCGTCGCTTTCTCAAGCGTTTCATGATGGATGCCTTCGACGCTAGTCGTTGTGACAAACGTCTGGACCTTCCCCTGAATTGTATTTAAAAGATGAGACTGCCTGTAATCATCTAACTCCGACAGAACATCATCGAGCAGAAGTAAAGGATATTCGCCTACTTCACTATGAATCAATTCAATTTCAGCAAGTTTTAGTGATAAAGCCGTGGTACGCTGTTGCCCTTGAGATCCATAAGTTTGAACGTCTTTTCCATTTACAAAAAACGACAAATCATCTCTATGGGGGCCCGCTAGGGTAACACCACGCTCAACTTCTCTCTCTTTAATTTTATCAAACTTTTGCTTATATCCATCTACTATTTTCGACAAATCGGTTGGTTCTGATACCTCTACAGTTGGATTATAGTGAATTTCAAGTTTTTCTAGCCCTCTACTAATTCCATAATGAATTGGTTCAGCCCATTGTTGAAGGAGTTGAACAAATCGAACTCGACGTATATAAATATTCGCAGCAGCTTCAATTAATTGTTCGGTCAAGATATCCAACATTACATAATCGGGATTTTTTTGATATCGCAAGGTCTTTAACAAGCTGTTACGCTGCTGAAGAAGCTTCAGATATCGACCAAGATAATAGAGATAGACTGGTTGTACCTGGCCAATTTCAATATCGATGAATCTTCTGCGAACGCCAGGATTGCCTTTAACCAGATTGAGATCCTCTGGTGCAAACATGACAACATTCAGTGCACCAATGTAGTTGCTCAGTTTCTGCTGTTCCAATTGATTTAGTTTGGCTTTCTTACCTTTTTGGGAAATAACCAGTTGGAGGGAGAGGGGACCATTTCGTTTTTCTATTCTACCTTCTATTTTAGCATATTCCTCGTCCCAATTGATTAATTCTTTATCTCTTGGTGTACGATGGGATCTCGCCATAGCTAGTACATAGATAGCTTCCATGATGTTTGTTTTCCCCTGAGCATTTTCACCGAGAAAAACGTTCACGTTATTTTCAAACTGCAGTTCTTGCTTCGTGTAATTTCGATAATTCGTTACTTTCAATGTGTTTAGATGCAACGGGAAACCCCCATTCAGCTAGATACAACAAACTCCCCGACTCCAGGAATCATCACTTTATCCTGATTGTAGAGTTTTCTGCCACGTCGGTCATCTAATTCTCCGTTTACATAGACCTCGTACTCTGACAGAAACCACTTTGCCATTCCGCCTGTATTAATCACTCCAGCTTCTTGAAGAAGTTGGCCAAGAGTGATGTATTCTTTAATTAATTTGATTTCATTCATCTTCGTTCACCTCATTTTCCTTCTACTCCATTCAACGATGACGAGTTTGAAGGATGACAATAGTTTATTATAACTCTTTTTTAACTAAAACGCATGACTTATAGAGTGGAAATTTCACAATGGCAAGAAAAAAGAGAAAGCCGCTGGAAGAATTCTTCTCAGCAGCTCAATATTTTTGCATGAATTTTAACTAAAATTAATAAGTTCGTACCGGTAGAATTAACTGCATAATAGCAGCTCCTTCAATAGGCTTGATTAAGAATGGACGCATCGCACCAGTAAAGCTAATATTCACTTCATTGGAATCCATCGATCTCAACGCATCCATCATGTATTTAGCACTAAAAGAAATCTTAAGCTCTTCTCCATCAAAGAATTGAGATTGTACCTGTTCAATAACTTTACCGATTTCAGGAGAGTTTGAGGAAATTTCTAACGTTGATTCCTCTATGCTTGCAAGCTTGACTACGTTATTCCTTCCTTCTCGTGCAAGAACTGAAGCTCGATCAATTGCTTGTAATAGTTCTTTTGCTGATACCGTTACGTTTGTTTTACTTTCGTTAGGTATAAGTCGACTTGTATCAGGATAGTTTCCGTCAAGAAGTCTTGAGAAAAAGAGAATGTGATTTGATTTAAATAGAATTTGATTCTCTGTAACCGTAATATCTACAAGTTCTTCGTTATCATCAATAATTTTAGAAAGTTCACTTAAGCTCTTTCCTGGGATAACGACATTTGAGAACGAAAGGTCATTACCATTAGGTTCAACCTGCACTGTTCTGAGAGCAAGTCGGTGACTATCTGTCGCAGTACAGTTTAATTCGCTATTCTCAAGCTTCCAGTTTACACCTGTCAACACCGGTCTAGTTTCTGAAGTAGAAACAGCAAATACCGTTTGTCTAATAATGTTTTTTAGGAGATCTGCTTGAATTTGAAATCCTTCTTTGGATTCTACTTCTGGTAGACGTGGATATTCTTCAGGATCTAGACCGTTAAGGTTAAACTCTGAAGATCCAGAACGGATTCTCGTTGTTAAGCTATCGTGAACTTCAATTTCTACTTGATCACCTGGTAGTTTTTTAACGATATCAGAGAAGAAACGTGCTTGAAGAACAATACTTCCCATCTGAGAGATTTCAACAATTTGTTTATCATTTTCCTCTGCGGGAATGAAACATTCGATTGAAATATCTGAGTCAGAGCCTGTTAATGTTACACCTTCATCGCTTGCCACGATTTTAATACCAGTCAGTATCGGTATCGTTGTTCTTGAAGATACTGCTTTCATGACATCAGATACGCTTGATACTAGATAATCTCTCTCGATTTTGAAACGCATAATTTACCTCCTAAATAAATGACCCTGATTATATATTTATTACTTAAAAAAAGTCGTAGTCTTACTAGTAGGGGCTGTGAATGTGTGGATAAGTGTTATTGAACCTATATCACGTAAGTTATCCACCTGTGGATAGTGTGTTAGTAACTCTGGATAATTGTACACACTCTATCAACTAATATCCACAAAAAAGGTAACTATCCATTTTTCAGCTGCTCTACTATATCTTGCAGTTTCTTCTGAAATGCTTGATCAGAATCCACTAGTTTTGAAATCTTCTCATGAGCGTGGATCACAGTTGTGTGATCTCGGCCTCCAAATTCTTCCCCAATCTTCGGAAGAGAAAAATCGGTCAGTTCTCTTGATAGATACATCGCAATTTGACGTGGGAAAGCGACTGATTTCGTTCTCTTTTTAGCCGCAAAGTCTTCTAGTTTTACTGAGAAGTGATCACCTATAACATTTTGAATATCATGGATGGTGATGACTCTAGGTTTTGATGATGGAATAATATTTTTTAGAGCTTCAGCTGCTAAGTCCGCATTCATGTCTTGATTAATTAGTGAAGAATAGGCCACCACTCGAATAAGAGCACCTTCTAGTTCACGAATATTCGTATCAATTTGGTTAGCGATATAGAGCATCACTTCATTTGGGATATCTAGACCTTCAGCTTTCGCTTTCTTTCTAAGAATCGCAATCCTTGTTTCAAGATCAGGAGGCGTAATATCAGTAATTAATCCCCATTCGAAACGTGATCGTAGCCTGTCCTCTAGCGTTGGTATTTCCTTAGGTGGTCGATCACTTGAAATCACAATTTGCTTACTTTCTTCATGAAGCGCATTAAATGTGTGGAAGAATTCCTCTTGGGTTTGTTCTTTACCAGCTAGAAATTGAATATCATCAATCAGTAGTACGTCTACATTTCGATATTTATTGCGAAAATTAACGGTCTTGTTATCGCGAATGGAGTTAATAAACTCATTAGTAAACTTCTCGGATGATAAATACACCACTTTTGCATTCGGATTATGCTCAATGACATAGTGACCAATTGCATGCATCAAGTGTGTTTTTCCTAGGCCAACCCCCCCGTAAATAAATAAAGGATTATAAGCTTTAGCTGGCGCTTCAGCCACTGCCAGGGAAGCTGCATGAGCAAAACGGTTCCCCGATCCAATAACGAAAGTATCAAACGTATATTTGGAATTTAGCACGCTCTGCGGATGTTCTTCCTGAGCGGGATTTGCTTTTGGTTTTTTCTTCATAGATTGTTCAAGATCCAAATCAGTATCGGACTGATTCTGGGGAATAATGAACTTTGCTTTGAGTTCACTGCCTGTTAGCTCAAGTAACGTTTCCGTTATTAAACTTGAGTATCTAGATTCGAGCCAGTCTCTAGCGAACTCGTTGGGGGCAGTAATAATAATGGTGTCGCCTTCCATTCTGTTAGCAGAAGTGGACTTTAACCAGGTTTCGAAACTCGGCTTACTTAATTTTTTTTCGATTTCGGATAATGCCTGTTGCCAGAGATCCGTGATGTTATCCAACGAAGTCCCTCCTTTTGTTCAAAAGTAAATAAAATTAATATCGTGAGCTTAGTTCGGGCCTCTGAATGACTCTTATCATCAGACCGGGTGACATTGTAACAGACCCTTATGTTTTTTCACCAAAATAAAAACAGGCTGTATTCGCTGACGATAGTCGCCTAATGTGCCAACGTACAACCTTTGTACAATCATTTGAATATTCACGAATAATTATACTGTCCACAATATCAAAGCGGATCATATAATATAGAAGAAAGTCGAATTATTGACTGTGTTCACATGGTTGTGGACATAAAGAATAACATACCTGAATAACTGTCCACATAATTATCCACAGACTGTGGACTCTTTTAAATCCACTCTAGCTTATTCACGAGTTAAAACACAAATATCATAACAAAAGAATAGCTTGTTTGCAATGTTTTTCGGGAGGTTATCCACAGAGGACATATCTTGTGGATCAAAACTGTCCACAGCACTAGATTTTGTGTAGAACCTGTCGATAAGTGATGTGAATAAGTGAAAAGTGTCGAATCGAGTTATCCACACGGGTGTTTTAAGAGGTTTGTAAATGATTTGATCAATCTTTATTTGGTGGAGATCATCGTAGATTTAAATGATTGCTTTTAGTTAAAGTGTGTTTGATATTTTAATTAAACTTGACAATTCCCCATGTCTTTTCTTATAATTACTTGGACTGTCTTTATACAGTTTATCCTCAGGGAGGTGTAATAGAATGAAAAGAACGTTTCAACCAAACACACGTAAACGTAAAAAAGTTCACGGTTTTCGTGCACGTATGAGCTCAGCTAACGGACGTAAAGTTCTTGCTCGTCGTCGCCGTAAAGGTAGAAAAGTATTGTCTGCATAGACCACTGATCATCAGTGGTCTTTTTTTAAGATAAGGTTTATAATATGCTTATCCAAGTAACACTGGGAGTGTGCGGATTGAATAGCAACTACCGGATTAAAAAGAATTCTGAGTTTCAGAACGTTTTCAAAAATGGAAACTCAACTGCAAACAGACAATTTGTTGTGTATGTATTAAAGCGAAATGATCAGCCTCAATTTCGATTAGGTCTTTCAGTAAGTAAGAGGATCGGCAATGCTGTGACACGGAATCGTGTGAAGCGACTTGTGAAAGAATCATTCCATCAGTTGTCAGATCAAATCAAATTTCCTTACGATTTTGTCGTAATTGCACGAAAGCCTACTTCAGAGATGAGTTTCGAGGAAGTGAAGAGCAGCTTAATTCATGTGCTTAATAGAGCGCGTGTATTGAGAGGTGCGAAACAAGTTAGTAAAGGAAGGGATTCTAAATGAAGAAAGTGGCTTTGATGCTAATTCGCGTCTATCAGAAGTTTATTTCTCCATTAACTCCCCCATCTTGCCGTTTCTACCCATCCTGTTCTCATTACAGTTTCGAATCTTACCAGAAGCATGGATTTATTAAGGGCTCCTGGTTGACGGTTAAAAGAATTTCAAAGTGCCACCCCTTTCATCCTGGCGGTTTTGATCCTGTACCGGATAAAAGGGATTAGTGGTATGCTTTTACTACATAAATCATTGTCGAGATATGATTGCAAGGAGGATGAAGCGTGAGGAAAAAAATAACCCTCGCATTTCTATTGATTGGTCTCGTTGCGGTCCTTTCAGGATGTAACATTAACGAGCCGATTGATGCAGAAAGCACGGGATTTTGGAGCGAATACATTGTATATCCGCTTTCCACAGTCTTAACATTTTTCGCTGATTTGACTGGTGATGGAAATTATGGACTGTCTATTATTATTGTTACGATTTTAATTCGACTTCTATTACTTCCATTGATGATCAAACAAACGAGAAGTTCAAAAGCGATGCAGGAACTGCAGCCAGAAATGCAGAAACTTAAAGAAAAGTACAGCAGTAAAGACCAGAAGACGCAACAGCAGCTTCAGCAAGAAACAATGCAGCTCTTTCAACAGAATGGTGTTAATCCGCTTGCAGGTTGTCTACCAATCTTAGTGCAAATGCCGATTCTTTTAGGTTTTTACCATGCTATTATGCGTACACAAGCAATTGAAACACATACTTTCCTCTGGTTTAGCCTTGGCTCTCCAGATATTATTCTGGCAGTCACTGCTGGTATAACAACCTTCATTCAGCAAAAAATCATGATGGGTAGCGGTGGAACGGTGCAGCCTCAAATGAAGATGCTTCTATACGTTATGCCAATTATGATTATTGTCTTTGCTATTAACTTCCCTGCAGCACTAGCGCTATATTGGGTTGTAGGTAACATCTTTATGATTGCGCAAACTTACTTTATTACGAAACCTACCATTAAAACCGCTGATACGAATACGGGGG carries:
- the recF gene encoding DNA replication/repair protein RecF (All proteins in this family for which functions are known are DNA-binding proteins that assist the filamentation of RecA onto DNA for the initiation of recombination or recombinational repair.) — its product is MHLNTLKVTNYRNYTKQELQFENNVNVFLGENAQGKTNIMEAIYVLAMARSHRTPRDKELINWDEEYAKIEGRIEKRNGPLSLQLVISQKGKKAKLNQLEQQKLSNYIGALNVVMFAPEDLNLVKGNPGVRRRFIDIEIGQVQPVYLYYLGRYLKLLQQRNSLLKTLRYQKNPDYVMLDILTEQLIEAAANIYIRRVRFVQLLQQWAEPIHYGISRGLEKLEIHYNPTVEVSEPTDLSKIVDGYKQKFDKIKEREVERGVTLAGPHRDDLSFFVNGKDVQTYGSQGQQRTTALSLKLAEIELIHSEVGEYPLLLLDDVLSELDDYRQSHLLNTIQGKVQTFVTTTSVEGIHHETLEKATTFQVQDGLIEKVK
- the remB gene encoding extracellular matrix regulator RemB codes for the protein MFIHLGEDVVVQSRDVVGIFDWQVMEEAEITNEFLHRHQKDKLVEDIGGDLTKSIVITTDTVYLSPLSSLTLKRRAYTVSDSVEVTSNGESS
- the yaaA gene encoding S4 domain-containing protein YaaA gives rise to the protein MNEIKLIKEYITLGQLLQEAGVINTGGMAKWFLSEYEVYVNGELDDRRGRKLYNQDKVMIPGVGEFVVSS
- the gyrA gene encoding DNA gyrase subunit A → MSDMERSRVKEINISQEMRTSFMDYAMSVIVSRALPDVRDGLKPVHRRILYAMNDLGMTSDKAYKKSARIVGEVIGKYHPHGDSAVYDTMVRMAQDFSYRNMLIDGHGNFGSIDGDSAAAMRYTEARMSKIAMEMVRDINKDTIDYQDNYDGSEQEPIVLPARFPNLLVNGASGIAVGMATNIPPHNLGEVIEGILELSKNPEISIPELMEFIPGPDFPTAAEILGREGIRKAYMTGRGSIIQRAKAEIEEFSNGKKTIIVSELPYQVNKARLVEKIAELVRDKKIEGITDLRDESDRTGMRVVIEVRKDANANVLLNNLYKQTALQTSFGINTLALVDGQPKVLTLKECLEHYLEHQKVVIRRRTQFELNKAEARAHILEGLRIALDHLDEVIKLIRASETTDIAREGLMTKFSLSYDQSQAILDMRLQRLTGLERDKIESEYQELMKRIAELKAILADEEKVLEIIREELAEVKERFADKRRTEITVGFDMIEDEDLIPKQNIVITLTHKGYIKRLPIDTYRSQKRGGRGIQGMGTNDGDFVEHLFTTLTHNTILFFTNKGKVYRLKGYEVPELSRTAKGIPIINLLQIEKDEYITAIIPIEEFVDDWFVFFATKQGVVKRSPLSAFANIRKGGLIAINFKEDDELMGVRLTNGSKELIMGTKQGMAIRFHEEDVRSMGRTATGVKGITLQENDQVVGIGILDENQDVLIVTDKGFGKRTPVEEYRVQTRGGKGIKTCNLTERNGVLTALKTVTLEEECMIITESGVIIRIDVQDISQTGRNTQGVRLIRISEGDSVATVAKVEINEEGIEGEDIEDTEPTNEVSAEEIIDVEAEEIVENDDNDDSKPEEE
- the gyrB gene encoding DNA topoisomerase (ATP-hydrolyzing) subunit B gives rise to the protein MTLEQQSNKESYDESQIQVLEGLEAVRKRPGMYIGSTSSRGLHHLVWEIVDNSIDEALAGYCSQITVSIEKDNSIKVEDNGRGIPVGIQEKMGRPAVEVIMTVLHAGGKFGGGGYKVSGGLHGVGASVVNALSSKLEITVEREGKVYYQSYTRGVPDEDLKVIGDSDVTGTTIHFIPDTEIFTETIEYEFDILAHRLRELAFLNRGIKIVAQDKRPEETKRNEYHYEGGIKSYVEHLNRSREALHEEPIFVEGEREGISVEIAVQYNDGFASNIYSFANNINTHEGGSHEYGFKTALTRVINDYARKNSLFRETDPNLTGDDVREGLTAIISIKHPDPQFEGQTKTKLGNAEARTITESIFGEKFSTFLFENPLVAKQIVEKGLMASRARAAAKKARELTRRKGALEVSALPGKLADCSSKDASISELYIVEGDSAGGSAKQGRDRHFQAILPLKGKILNVEKARLDKILSNNEIRAIITALGTGIGEDFDLSKARYHKLIIMTDADVDGAHIRTLLLTFFYRYMRPLIENGYVYIAQPPLYKITQGKKVTYAYNDREHDIILNEIPKAPKPGIQRYKGLGEMNPTQLWETTMDPESRTVLQVELQDAIEADEVFDMLMGDRVEPRRNFIQDNAHYVKNLDV